The following are encoded in a window of Colletotrichum lupini chromosome 3, complete sequence genomic DNA:
- a CDS encoding ALG8 glycosyltransferase family ALG6, whose amino-acid sequence MISPSPHKPRRRGGKKTNGGNGTGSSTPTVESHLTKKEALVKAPIFPLASFLWPARGSVSQWEVLPLILMVVGLFRWAAGLWGYSGFQRPPMFGDYEAQRHWMEITTQIPVSQWYFHDLQWWGLDYPPLTAYHSWLCGKVGAFIDPTWFELYTSRGSDDPTLKIFMRATVIVSEYLVYIPAAVIFVRRFSRHSNVPTWTAWMALVAILMQPATILIDHVHFQYNAVMLGLVLASMSSMLAGRYLWSAVFFVAALGFKQMALYYAFSVFAFLLGSCVFPLKPGRFIGIALVTVAAFALLLLPLVLGTLYDAHRGIDARPDYEGPPPALPLFPWLTDVLDTNAIYYPVVEQLVQMVHRIFPFARGLFEDKVANFWCAANVVIKLRNYPPELLQRGALVATLASIIPPNLILFFRPRKSLLPLAFATTGWGFFLFSYQVHEKSALLPLMPMTMLLAGKHGLSRDIRAWVGFANVLGVWTMFPLLKRVDLSVPYAVLTLLWAYLLGLPPTSLSAYFQEDHGKLRQWATFLLHGAFYVAMIAWHVVERVVVPPIDKPDLWVVANVGVGAVGFSICYLWCLVQLIVQSDILPTRGGAKNKAKSQ is encoded by the exons ATGATCAGTCCATCTCCCCACAAACCCCGGCGCAGAGGCGGCAAGAAGACCAACGGTGGAAATGGCACTGGCAGCAGTACACCCACTGTGGAAAGCCACCTCACCAAGAAGGAGGCTCTGGTCAAGGCCCCAATCTTCCCTTTGGCTTCGTTTCTCTGGCCAGCTCGAGGCTCTGTATCGCAATGGGAGGTCCTTCCCCTGATTCTCATGGTGGTTGGCCTGTTTAGATGGGCAGCCGGGCTCTGGGGGTACTCTG GTTTCCAACGACCACCCATGTTCGGAGACTACGAGGCGCAAAGACACTGGATGGAGATCACAACACAAATTCCTGTCTCGCAGTGGTACTTCCACGACCTGCAGTGGTGGGGTCTCGACTACCCGCCCCTGACGGCATACCATAGTTGGCTCTGTGGCAAGGTTGGAGCCTTCATCGACCCTACTTGGTTCGAGCTGTACACCTCGAGAGGATCCGACGACCCGACTCTGAAGATATTCATGCGCGCCACAGTCATTGTCTCCGAGTACCTCGTATATATCCCCGCTGCCGTCATCTTCGTACGACGCTTTTCTAGACACAGCAATGTGCCGACATGGACCGCCTGGATGGCGCTCGTCGCAATCTTGATGCAGCCCGCTACGATTCTTATCGACCACGTTCACTTTCAGTACAACGCTGTCATGCTTGGACTCGTCCTGGCGAGCATGTCGAGTATGCTGGCTGGCCGCTATCTCTGGTCTGCAGTCTTCTTCGTCGCCGCCCTTGGGTTCAAGCAGATGGCCCTCTACTATGCCTTCTCCGTCTTCGCGTTCCTCCTGGGCAGCTGCGTTTTCCCCTTGAAGCCGGGCCGCTTCATCGGCATCGCCCTGGTGACCGTCGCGGCTTTTGCGCTTCTGCTTCTGCCCCTTGTGTTGGGCACTCTCTACGACGCTCATCGAGGCATCGACGCGCGGCCTGACTATGAGGGGCCGCCGCCTGCCCTGCCTCTATTCCCGTGGCTGACCGACGTCCTCGATACCAACGCCATTTACTACCCGGTAGTCGAGCAATTGGTGCAGATGGTTCATCGCATTTTCCCCTTTGCGCGCGGTCTGTTCGAAGACAAGGTCGCCAACTTCTGGTGTGCCGCCAACGTCGTCATCAAGCTTCGCAACTACCCTCCCGAGCTTCTCCAGAGAGGCGCACTTGTGGCTACATTGGCCTCGATCATTCCGCCCAACCTCATTCTGTTCTTCCGTCCGCGCAAGTCACTTCTTCCCCTGGCCTTCGCAACTACGGGATGGGGGTTCTTTCTCTTTAGCTATCAAGTACATGAGAAGAGTGCGCTACTCCCTCTCATGCCCATGACAATGCTTCTAGCCGGTAAGCACGGACTGTCGCGAGACATTCGGGCTTGGGTTGGATTTGCCAACGTCTTGGGCGTGTGGACGATGTTCCCCCTCCTTAAGCGGGTAGACCTCAGCGTCCCGTACGCCGTCCTGACATTGCTGTGGGCATACCTTCTTGGTCTCCCGCCAACGTCTCTGAGTGCCTACTTCCAGGAGGATCACGGCAAACTGCGCCAGTGGGCAACATTCCTTCTCCACGGCGCGTTCTACGTTGCCATGATTGCGTGGCATGTGGTCGAGAGAGTAGTGGTGCCGCCCATTGACAAGCCCGATCTCTGGGTCGTTGCAAACGTGGGTGTCGGTGCGGTGGGATTCAGCATTTGCTACCTCTGGTGTCTGGTGCAGTTGATTGTGCAGAGTGACATTCTGCCGACGAGAGGAGGCGCGAAGAACAAAGCAAAGAGCCAGTAG
- a CDS encoding pH-response regulator protein palC: MASNNSDFGPLHRNRGMLVLNTEWTILDSHTHFSSYTILTSAGTQLLLNMPFPFVLPTTSAFSFSSSFSSDTHPSLPLSSSTYRGVVRDALKKHKRLPPSSQSSHVSTVIGALNGYIPYIIAIDSGLNPISQSGDWINLNTKVPPSIEWRPTLSENAVPGRERARVKVQSIDHEIAFTLSSLANSYTLVARAALHPLYVTTQATLDNQQRTASIQTATKYLLDAASIYDYIASRAERTQIPPPCSDVSPSTLRAMSSLALAEATLLAVLKDDPYPAIVAQDRNKNDREWMFKAPEIPKVRAHLFARLCLAAAEHAAQASSLCQAAGRGSSGINEGLLRYLEDLRRTCRAKACRFFGIDSEISGQVGTAIAWLQAGLQELGVESKHSAKGSGFSRFKKEWSEKREDRKVEKETTWGADGGKGEETRVIELLEGKWHKLNDTMNVQIVPPIGPLLAQMPSGREIHTLKPYQPPVLDRSILEAMRAPPERNDDYGDALSSDDEGKGYSVRERTVLVLSSESCQFFLNGFPLKFFRTALLVNRVSTRAQMNSVLLFIMSPSQRNQKRSVTCHLP; this comes from the exons ATGGCCAGTAACAACTCAGATTTCGGTCCTCTCCATCGCAACCGGGGAATGCTGGTCTTAAACAC TGAGTGGACGATCCTTGACTCTCATACACATTTCTCATCATACACCATCTTGACTTCGGCTGGTACCCAGCTCCTCCTGAATATGCCTTTCCCTTTTGTTCTTCCGACAACTTCGGCCTTCTCATTCTCCTCCAGTTTTAGCAGCGACACTCACCCCTCATTGCCCCTCAGTTCCAGCACATATCGCGGGGTTGTGAGAGATGCTCTCAAAAAACACAAGAGACTACCCCCATCATCGCAATCATCTCACGTTTCGACAGTCATTGGAGCTCTTAACGGCTacatcccctatattatcgCCATTGATTCCGGACTAAATCCAATATCTCAGTCAGGCGACTGGATCAACCTCAACACAAAGGTGCCGCCGTCCATCGAATGGCGACCAACACTTTCGGAGAATGCAGTGCCCGGCAGAGAGCGAGCGAGGGTGAAAGTGCAGTCCATAGACCACGAGATTGCCTTCACTCTCTCATCTCTGGCAAACTCATACACCTTGGTTGCTCGGGCAGCCCTTCACCCGCTGTACGTCACAACACAGGCCACGTTGGATAATCAACAGCGCACAGCTTCCATTCAAACAGCGACCAAATATCTTCTGGATGCTGCATCGATATACGACTATATAGCTTCCCGGGCTGAGAGAACTCAGATCCCGCCACCCTGCAGCGATGTATCACCCTCGACTCTTCGAGCCATGTCGTCCCTGGCTCTCGCCGAGGCGACACTGTTGGCGGTTCTCAAGGACGATCCCTACCCAGCCATTGTCGCGCAAGACCGCAATAAGAACGACCGCGAGTGGATGTTCAAAGCCCCCGAGATTCCGAAAGTTCGTGCCCATTTGTTTGCACGACTCTGTCTTGCTGCTGCGGAGCACGCCGCCCAGGCCTCCTCTCTTTGCCAAGCTGCGGGGCGGGGTTCCAGCGGGATCAACGAGGGACTGCTTCGCTATCTCGAGGATCTGCGAAGAACATGTCGCGCAAAGGCTTGCCGTTTCTTTGGCATAGACTCAGAGATTAGTGGCCAAGTTGGCACGGCCATCGCGTGGCTACAAGCCGGACTCCAAGAATTAGGCGTTGAGTCTAAACATTCAGCCAAAGGTAGTGGCTTCAGCCGGTTCAAAAAGGAGTGGAGCGAGAAACGCGAGGATCGCAAGGTCGAAAAGGAGACCACGTGGGGTGCGGACGGCGGAAAGGGCGAGGAGACGAGGGTGATCGAGCTGCTTGAAGGCAAGTGGCACAAGCTCAATGACACG ATGAATGTCCAGATCGTGCCTCCGATTGGGCCCTTGCTGGCTCAGATGCCATCTGGCCGTGAGATACACACCCTCAAGCCGTATCAGCCGCCAGTGTTGGATCGCAGCATCTTGGAAGCCATGCGCGCGCCGCCTGAGAGGAATGACGACTACGGAGATGCCCTGAGCTCCGATGACGAAGGCAAAGGC TACTCAGTTCGTGAGCGCACAGTTCTTGTCCTATCATCCGAATCCTGTCAGTTTTTCCTGAACGGTTTTCCCCTCAAGTTCTTCAGAACCGCATTACTTGTCAACCGCGTCTCTACCCGAGCTCAGATGAACTCCGTCCTTCTCTTCATCATGAGTCCGAGCCAACGTAACCAGAAACGTTCTGTGACCTGCCACTTGCCATAG